GAACATACTTTAACGATCTCTTCTGGCGCACCTTTAGCAATTAAAAATCGTTGGTCTTCATGCTCAACAACAACCGAAACTCGTTTACGCGCAAAGTCAAATGGAATTTCATCAACTTTCTGGTATGCCCGTGCATTTATATCTCTGATACCTTCATGTCTGAGGATGGCTTCATCAAGCGGGCTTTTCAGCCCAGTTTCATAGTAACTATTCAAAAAAGAGTACAAAAGCACTTTTTCATCGTCGCTTCCTTCCATATCAATATGCAACACAAGTTTTATTTTGTTCTCCGTTAACGTGCCAGTTTTGTCGGTGCATAGTACATCCATGCTTCCAAAGTTCTGGATGGATTCTAAACGTTTTACAATGACGCCTTTTCTCGACATTGCAAGTGCGCCTTTTGAAAGGTTTACAGTCATTATCATTGGCAAGAGTTCAGGTGTCAAACCTACTGCCAAAGCCACCGCAAAAAGAAGGGACTCCAATACACCACGCTTGTAAAGCGCGTTTACGAAAAAGACAAATAAAACAAGAAGAAACGTGATTTCCATAATCATGAAGCCGAATCGTCTAAGCCCTCTCTCAAACTCTGTTATAGGTTCTCTTGCAACAAGTTTTTTGGCTATTTTCCCGTACTCTGTAGAGTTTCCAGTTTTTAACGCAACAGCCGTTGCTGTTCCGCTTACGACTGATGTACCCATAAAAATGTAATTGGACCACTCCGTAATTGTCATAGTTTTTGTCTTCAATGGCGAAGTCGTTTTCTCGACGGGAAAAGCTTCGCCTGTTAATGCTGACTGATTAACAAACAAGTCCTTTGCGGTAATCAATCGCGCATCCGCAGGCACAATATCTCCAGCTGCAAGATACACTATATCGCCTGGAACTATTTCGGAAAGCTTAACTTCTTGTTTAACGCCATCTCTCAGCACAGTCGCAGTTGTGGTCACTTTTTCCTTAAGCATTTCAGCGGCTCTTTCAGCTTTTGATTCCTGATAAAAGTCAAGTATCACGCTTAGAAGCACTATTGAAAATATGATGAAAGCGTTTAGTGTTTCTCCGAAGAAGCCAGAAATCAAGCCAGCGATCAGTAATATGATTACTAATGGGCTTCGAAAATGGGAGAGAAATTCAACAATGGCAGCTCGTTTTCGCCTTTTAGCAAGCTCGTTAAAACCGAATATTCTTAAGCGTTCTTCTGCTTCCTCAGAAGAAAGCCCAGACAAGGATGTATTTAAACGGGCTAGAAGTTCATCGATGGGTAAGCTTAAAAGCTCATCATCGCTTGGTAAAGTCCAACTTTTAACCTTACTTGCAACAAGATTCTTTCTGTTTTGTTTAAACATTTTCCTTCGCTTTCCATCTCCCAATATTACATTTCTAAGCTGAAATAAAAACAGTCATGTATTGCTTTGTTATTATCATTCTATGATGCGCTTGAAGCTTATTGACGCCAAAATGAATAGCACAGCATCGAAAATAGCGATTGCGACCAAATCTATTAGAAGATTTGAAAGGTCTCCAGTGATTAGCAACCCTCTTACTGCATCGACAACGTAGCTTAGCGGGTTGAACGTTGAAAATTCTCTTAGGATTGGCGGCATCATTTGGATTGGGTATAGGGCGTTGCTTGCAAAAAATAGGGGCATGATTATGGCTTGGCCTATGCCCATAAATCGTTCTCTGGTTTTCATGAAGGAGGCCACGAGTATGGATATGGCTGCGAATCCGCCTGAGGCAAAGAAGATTATTGTGAAGGCTAGGATGAAGTAGGCTGGGTTTGGTATAAACTGCACACCAATTATGATGGCTATGGGCAGAATTATTAGGGCTTGGAACAGGGCCCTTACGCCTGAGGCCATGGATCGGCCTATCACCATGGAATACCTTGAGGCTGGAGTGACAAGCAACTTCTTCAAGATGCCGGAGTCCCTCTCCCAAACCATCATCAACCCATAGAATATGCTGACGAAAGTTGTTGTTTGAATCATAACCCCCGGCGTTATGAAGTCCGTGTATGGCACTCCGCCTGTCGGTATAGCCCTAACACTGCCCATCACAGGACCGTAAATAACTATCCAAAGAATTGGCTGAACAGCCCTAAAGTAGATTTCCGTCCTGTCATGGCGTAGTCTCCTCA
This sequence is a window from Candidatus Bathyarchaeia archaeon. Protein-coding genes within it:
- the mgtA gene encoding magnesium-translocating P-type ATPase gives rise to the protein MFKQNRKNLVASKVKSWTLPSDDELLSLPIDELLARLNTSLSGLSSEEAEERLRIFGFNELAKRRKRAAIVEFLSHFRSPLVIILLIAGLISGFFGETLNAFIIFSIVLLSVILDFYQESKAERAAEMLKEKVTTTATVLRDGVKQEVKLSEIVPGDIVYLAAGDIVPADARLITAKDLFVNQSALTGEAFPVEKTTSPLKTKTMTITEWSNYIFMGTSVVSGTATAVALKTGNSTEYGKIAKKLVAREPITEFERGLRRFGFMIMEITFLLVLFVFFVNALYKRGVLESLLFAVALAVGLTPELLPMIMTVNLSKGALAMSRKGVIVKRLESIQNFGSMDVLCTDKTGTLTENKIKLVLHIDMEGSDDEKVLLYSFLNSYYETGLKSPLDEAILRHEGIRDINARAYQKVDEIPFDFARKRVSVVVEHEDQRFLIAKGAPEEIVKVCSRCELKSKTYDLTSDLLNKIEQKYYELSSDGYRVLGVSYKLVNEKKDTYSVSDESDMVFLGFVAFLDPPKETAKESLQLLRKAGIELKILTGDNELVTRKTCEQLGFEVKGVVLGSDIAHMQDDALARVVEEANIFARVTPAQKDRIIGALKNNGHVVGYLGDGINDAPSLKTADVGISVDNAVDVAKESADIILLEKRLKVLHDGVLEGRKTFDNTLKYVMMGTSSNFGNMFSVAVASLFLPFLPMLAIQILLNNLLYDLSELTIPTDNVDQEAVEKPRKWDISFIRKFMVILGPVSSIFDFMTFFIMLHVFKATEPLFQTAWFIESLCTQTLVVFIIRTRKTPFYRSRPSTLLLLSSLSVVVIALLLPFTPIGNIFGFVTPPPSFFVFLVALTVSYLLLVDLIKSVFYKMFVHYPD
- a CDS encoding ABC transporter permease, with the protein product MIELELRRLRHDRTEIYFRAVQPILWIVIYGPVMGSVRAIPTGGVPYTDFITPGVMIQTTTFVSIFYGLMMVWERDSGILKKLLVTPASRYSMVIGRSMASGVRALFQALIILPIAIIIGVQFIPNPAYFILAFTIIFFASGGFAAISILVASFMKTRERFMGIGQAIIMPLFFASNALYPIQMMPPILREFSTFNPLSYVVDAVRGLLITGDLSNLLIDLVAIAIFDAVLFILASISFKRIIE